From the genome of Phaeodactylum tricornutum CCAP 1055/1 chromosome 13, whole genome shotgun sequence, one region includes:
- a CDS encoding predicted protein, giving the protein MGKEKVHISLVVIGHVDAGKSTTTGHLIYKCGGIDKRTIEKFEKEAAELGKGSFKYAWVLDNLKAERERGITIDIALWKFESPKYSFTVIDAPGHRDFIKNMITGTSQADVAVLVIDSSQGGFEAGISKDGQTREHALLAYTLGVKQMIVAMNKMDDKTVKYAEDRYTEIKNEVSAYLKKVGYKPMKIPFVPISGWEGDNMVEKSTNMAWYKGPYLLEALDSVTPPKRPTDKALRLPLQDVYKIGGIGTVPVGRVETGVIKPGIHAMFAPSGIIAEIKSVEMHHESLPEAVPGDNVGFNVKNVAVKDLRRGFVASDSKASPASGVSSFEAQVIVMNHPGQISNGYSPVLDCHTAHVACKFALIKEKMDRRSGKVLEQNPKFVKTGDACIVDLEPTKPLCVESFTDFPPLGRFAVRDMRQTVAVGVIKATTKEEGGKKKK; this is encoded by the exons ATGGGAAAGGAAAAGGTTCACATTAGTTTGGTCGTCATCGGACACGTCGATGCTG GAAAATCCACCACCACAGGTCATTTGATCTACAAATGTGGAGGAATCGATAAGCGTACCATCGAAAAGttcgaaaaggaagccgCCGAACTCGGAAAGGGATCCTTCAAGTATGCATGGGTCCTCGATAACCTCAAGGCCGAACGTGAACGTGGTATCACCATCGATATTGCGCTGTGGAAGTTTGAGTCTCCCAAGTACTCTTTTACCGTTATTGATGCCCCTGGACATCGTGATTTCATCAAGAACATGATCACCGGAACTTCCCAGGCTGATGTTGCTGTTCTCGTTATTGACTCGTCCCAGGGAGGGTTCGAAGCCGGTATCTCTAAGGACGGACAGACCCGCGAACACGCGCTTCTCGCCTACACTCTTGGAGTGAAGCAGATGATTGTTGCCATGAACAAGATGGACGACAAGACTGTCAAATACGCCGAAGATCGTTACACCGAAATTAAGAATGAAGTCTCTGCCTACCTCAAGAAGGTTGGCTACAAGCCGATGAAGATTCCATTCGTCCCCATCTCCGGTTGGGAGGGTGACAACATGGTGGAAAAGTCCACTAACATGGCCTGGTACAAGGGACCTTACCTGCTCGAGGCCCTTGACAGTGTAACCCCGCCCAAGCGTCCCACCGACAAGGCTCTACGACTTCCCCTCCAGGATGTCTACAAGATCGGTGGTATCGGAACAGTCCCGGTCGGCCGCGTCGAGACCGGAGTCATCAAGCCTGGTATTCACGCTATGTTCGCCCCGTCCGGTATTATTGCCGAAATTAAGTCTGTCGAGATGCACCACGAATCCCTTCCCGAAGCGGTTCCTGGTGACAATGTTGGTTTCAACGTCAAGAACGTAGCCGTCAAGGATCTGCGCCGTGGCTTTGTCGCTTCTGACTCGAAAGCTAGCCCCGCTTCGGgtgtttcttctttcgagGCTCAGGTTATTGTCATGAACCATCCCGGTCAGATCTCCAACGGATACTCTCCCGTTCTTGATTGCCACACGGCTCACGTTGCTTGCAAATTCGCCCTTATCAAGGAGAAGATGGATCGCCGAAGTGGAAAGGTTTTGGAACAGAACCCCAAGTTTGTTAAAACTGGAGACGCCTGCATTGTAGACCTCGAGCCTACTAAGCCCTTGTGTGTTGAGAGCTTTACCGATTTCCCCCCGCTTGGTCGTTTCGCTGTGCGTGACATGCGTCAGACCGTGGCTGTTGGTGTCATTAAGGCTACTACCAAGGAAGAAGGcggcaagaagaagaaataa